The following are encoded together in the Nocardioides sp. Arc9.136 genome:
- a CDS encoding heavy metal-responsive transcriptional regulator, whose protein sequence is MRIGEVAEAVGVPTATIRFYERKGLLPQPHRGPNGYREYDDSTLTTLAFIRNAQAAGLTLVEIATILDLRREGATPCGHVQDLLAAKLLDVQQRQCELATLEADLVHLISLSRRLDPANCSDEAICHIIAQPLASRPRTDAVGLEVGSPA, encoded by the coding sequence ATGCGCATCGGAGAAGTCGCCGAGGCCGTCGGGGTCCCGACCGCCACCATCCGCTTTTACGAACGCAAGGGACTGCTGCCGCAACCGCATCGAGGCCCCAACGGCTACCGCGAGTACGACGACTCGACACTCACCACGCTTGCTTTCATCCGCAACGCTCAAGCCGCCGGCCTCACCCTGGTCGAGATCGCGACGATCCTCGACCTGCGCCGCGAAGGCGCTACCCCGTGCGGTCACGTGCAGGACCTCCTCGCTGCGAAGTTGCTCGACGTGCAGCAGCGGCAATGCGAGCTGGCCACCCTCGAAGCGGATCTCGTCCACTTGATCAGCCTCAGCCGTCGGCTGGACCCGGCCAACTGCTCCGACGAGGCGATCTGCCACATCATCGCCCAACCACTGGCCTCACGACCACGCACGGACGCCGTAGGCCTGGAGGTAGGTTCACCGGCATGA
- a CDS encoding thioredoxin family protein → MDITLLYFEDCPSWKVADERLALIAAERGDVTVTRRLVETPEDAERVGFLGSPSIQIDGVDLFAESGAHVGLACRRYAVPGGHEGAPTLDQIRVALADA, encoded by the coding sequence GTGGACATCACGCTGCTCTATTTCGAGGACTGCCCGAGCTGGAAGGTTGCGGACGAGCGCCTGGCGCTGATCGCAGCCGAGCGCGGCGACGTGACGGTGACCCGCCGACTGGTTGAGACCCCGGAGGACGCCGAGCGCGTCGGGTTTCTGGGCTCACCCAGCATCCAAATCGACGGCGTCGACCTGTTCGCCGAGTCCGGCGCGCACGTCGGGCTGGCTTGTCGGAGATACGCGGTCCCCGGTGGCCATGAAGGCGCACCGACACTCGACCAGATCCGTGTGGCGCTCGCCGATGCGTGA
- a CDS encoding NAD(P)/FAD-dependent oxidoreductase, whose product MSQSYDLIVLGAGMAGVASANKCASQGWRVAIVDPLPYGGTCALRGCDPKKILRRGAEIIDSARLMEGKGIDAGGLSIKWGDLMKHKHGFTDPVPENMEAGLNGNGVETLHGPARFTAERQIDVDGTRYDADRFLIATGARPRPLDFPGHEHLIDSTGFLDLDDLPSRILFVGGGFISFEFAHIAARAGASPVIVDRGERPLKGFDPDLVELLVARGAEIGVELRRSTSIVAVEPNSRGYIVTLDRAGVCESIETDLVVHGAGRVADLAGLALDAAGVEWGERGVSVSDHLQSTTNAAVWAAGDSADTAGMPLTPVAVIEAKVASSNMIKGTTAAPNYSGIPTAVFTIPELARVGMLETEAREQGIDLTVRHSDTSGWYSNYRLGETTAAAKVLIDRSTDRVVGAHLLGPEYGELINTFGLAITLGLTTRQLKSTTAAYPTVGSDLGSMV is encoded by the coding sequence ATGAGCCAGAGCTACGACCTGATCGTCCTTGGCGCCGGGATGGCCGGTGTGGCGTCTGCGAACAAGTGCGCCAGCCAGGGGTGGCGCGTCGCGATCGTCGACCCGCTGCCCTACGGCGGCACGTGCGCGTTGCGGGGGTGCGACCCGAAGAAGATCCTTCGCCGCGGCGCGGAGATCATCGACAGCGCCCGCCTGATGGAGGGCAAGGGCATCGACGCGGGCGGCCTGTCGATCAAATGGGGCGACCTGATGAAGCACAAGCACGGCTTCACCGACCCGGTGCCGGAGAACATGGAGGCCGGCCTGAACGGCAACGGCGTCGAGACGCTCCACGGCCCGGCGCGCTTCACCGCTGAGCGACAGATCGACGTCGACGGCACCCGCTACGACGCCGACCGCTTCCTGATCGCCACCGGCGCCAGGCCCCGCCCCTTGGACTTCCCGGGTCACGAGCACCTGATCGACAGCACCGGCTTCCTCGACCTCGACGACCTTCCGTCACGGATCCTGTTCGTGGGAGGCGGCTTCATCTCGTTTGAGTTCGCCCACATCGCCGCCCGCGCCGGCGCCTCCCCGGTCATCGTGGACCGCGGCGAACGACCCTTGAAGGGATTCGACCCCGACCTCGTCGAGCTGCTGGTCGCCCGCGGCGCCGAGATCGGCGTCGAGCTGCGACGCTCCACCAGCATCGTGGCTGTCGAGCCGAACAGCCGCGGCTACATCGTCACCCTGGACCGGGCCGGAGTCTGCGAAAGCATCGAGACCGACCTCGTCGTCCACGGCGCGGGTCGTGTCGCGGACCTCGCCGGTCTTGCCCTCGACGCCGCCGGGGTGGAATGGGGCGAGCGTGGCGTGAGCGTCTCGGATCATCTCCAGAGCACCACGAACGCAGCCGTGTGGGCTGCCGGGGACTCCGCGGACACCGCGGGGATGCCGCTGACACCGGTGGCGGTCATCGAGGCCAAGGTCGCCTCCTCCAACATGATCAAGGGCACCACGGCCGCTCCCAACTACAGCGGCATCCCGACGGCGGTGTTCACCATCCCCGAGCTCGCCCGCGTCGGCATGCTCGAAACGGAGGCTCGCGAGCAAGGCATCGACCTGACCGTCCGTCATAGCGACACCAGCGGCTGGTACTCCAACTACCGCCTCGGCGAGACCACCGCGGCCGCGAAGGTCCTCATCGACCGGTCCACGGACCGCGTCGTGGGCGCCCATCTGCTGGGACCCGAGTACGGGGAACTCATCAACACCTTCGGCCTAGCCATCACGCTCGGGCTCACCACCCGTCAACTCAAGTCGACCACCGCTGCGTACCCGACCGTGGGGTCCGATCTCGGATCCATGGTCTGA